The following proteins are co-located in the Pseudoalteromonas sp. N1230-9 genome:
- the moeA gene encoding molybdopterin molybdotransferase MoeA, producing the protein MMNAVFSFQQAGDTLLSDSPLLVGIETLPLSSAHRRILAKPIIAGVNVPIADNSAMDGFAFRFSDLNEHTHLTIIGTAYAGHPFNGEWHSGCCIRIMTGAHIPAGFDTVIMQEHVTVSSDQTITLNTTPIFTQNVRKQGEDISIGSQLFASGQRLTATDIGMLASLGIASVSVYKPLKVGVISTGDELFEPGTPLPQGGIYDTNRYTIQAILNNLGFTVQDFGIIADDPDALKSAFEEALSNTDVIITSGGVSVGDADHTKTVLTELGQMQFWKVAIKPGKPFAYGHFKYLTQDGHNKRFMGLPGNPVSSVVTLHQLAIPALRKMAGETVCTQPPMQLPLACGISKKQGRDEFIRATLIVNNTGTYVEPLKGQGSGILSTFAKSQGYLLLDAEKTQWQRGDLVPFIPFDSVLN; encoded by the coding sequence ATGATGAATGCCGTCTTTTCTTTTCAGCAAGCAGGCGATACACTCTTATCAGATAGTCCTTTATTGGTTGGAATTGAAACATTACCCCTATCTTCTGCGCACCGTCGCATTCTTGCCAAACCAATTATCGCCGGCGTTAACGTACCTATTGCAGATAACTCTGCTATGGATGGTTTTGCATTTCGTTTTAGTGATTTAAATGAACACACACATTTAACTATTATTGGCACTGCCTATGCTGGGCACCCATTCAACGGCGAATGGCACTCCGGTTGTTGCATACGCATAATGACCGGTGCGCACATTCCTGCAGGCTTTGATACAGTGATAATGCAAGAGCACGTCACAGTATCTTCTGATCAAACTATCACGTTAAATACAACGCCTATCTTTACACAAAATGTACGTAAACAAGGTGAAGATATCAGTATCGGCAGCCAATTATTTGCGTCAGGACAACGTTTAACAGCCACCGATATCGGTATGCTTGCCTCGCTAGGCATTGCCTCTGTTAGCGTTTATAAACCGCTTAAAGTAGGGGTTATTTCTACGGGAGATGAACTTTTTGAGCCTGGCACACCACTTCCACAAGGGGGAATTTACGATACTAATCGTTACACGATTCAGGCTATTTTAAATAATTTAGGCTTTACGGTGCAGGATTTTGGCATTATTGCTGACGATCCTGACGCGCTAAAATCGGCTTTCGAGGAGGCACTTTCAAATACCGATGTCATTATTACCTCAGGGGGCGTTTCGGTCGGTGATGCTGATCACACAAAAACAGTACTCACAGAACTTGGCCAAATGCAGTTTTGGAAAGTCGCAATAAAGCCAGGTAAACCCTTCGCATATGGTCATTTTAAGTATTTAACACAAGACGGCCACAACAAGCGTTTTATGGGATTACCGGGCAACCCTGTTTCAAGTGTTGTGACATTGCACCAACTCGCTATTCCTGCACTTCGTAAGATGGCTGGTGAAACAGTGTGTACACAGCCCCCTATGCAATTGCCTTTAGCGTGTGGCATCAGTAAAAAACAAGGTCGCGATGAATTTATTCGAGCCACACTAATTGTCAATAACACAGGAACCTATGTTGAGCCTTTAAAAGGACAAGGTTCAGGCATACTCAGTACTTTTGCAAAAAGCCAAGGTTACCTTTTGCTTGATGCTGAAAAAACGCAGTGGCAAAGGGGTGATTTAGTGCCTTTTATTCCGTTTGATTCTGTATTAAATTAG
- a CDS encoding bifunctional protein-serine/threonine kinase/phosphatase produces MYSTHVDAGFQSLSGIKEVNEDYAGVLIPDDQYLRDVKGSAFCVADGVSSAEAGKEASETAITRFFSEYFKTPDTWSVSHSGKQVLSAINLRLFRKSHEFSHDNKGYLTTLSSMILKGNHGHIFHIGDSRIFRLRKACFEQLTADHTTNLGQGKSFLSRAVGMDNNLHIDYSCSDLQEDDVYLLTTDGVHDFLPTHFLIQALHSNQSAAHIAEQLCEEALKQGSDDNISCVVVKIKSLAHQNEDELNAELTKLPFPPPLKAGMKLDGYLIIEELFASSRSQLYLVEDELTAQRYAMKTPSANFDDDTHYIDRFIKEQWIGSRIDSPYVVKVYQHLRPRSALYYLMEWLDGISLDDWLNQHYPLKPKRAIAIVRQIAKALEAFHQNDAIHQDLKPGNVMVLNDDTIKLVDFGSVFVAGVAELYQPIEHQGALGTASYSDPNYLRGHNAAIQGDVYSLATICYELFTQQLPYTDKIEQCTTMADYDKLRYQSASKYNPIIPVWFDKALQKGVSFDLTERYQTVEALLQDLTTPNPAFLKPTPEPKEASSLLFWKMVSGFWFITLALILYLFSQH; encoded by the coding sequence ATGTATAGCACGCATGTCGACGCAGGCTTTCAAAGCTTATCGGGTATTAAGGAAGTTAACGAAGATTACGCAGGCGTATTAATTCCCGATGACCAATACCTAAGGGATGTGAAAGGAAGTGCGTTTTGTGTAGCTGACGGTGTAAGTTCAGCCGAAGCAGGAAAAGAGGCAAGTGAAACAGCCATTACACGCTTTTTTAGCGAGTACTTTAAAACACCCGACACGTGGTCTGTTAGCCACAGTGGTAAACAAGTTCTCTCAGCCATTAATTTACGACTTTTTCGTAAAAGTCATGAATTTTCTCACGATAACAAAGGCTATTTAACAACACTAAGCAGTATGATTTTAAAAGGAAATCATGGGCATATTTTCCATATTGGCGATAGTCGTATTTTTCGTTTAAGAAAAGCCTGTTTTGAGCAACTAACCGCTGATCACACGACCAATTTAGGACAAGGCAAGTCTTTCTTGTCCCGTGCGGTGGGCATGGATAATAATTTACACATAGATTATAGCTGTAGTGATTTGCAAGAGGACGATGTTTACTTACTCACAACTGATGGTGTGCATGACTTTCTACCTACACACTTTCTGATACAGGCTTTACACAGCAATCAATCAGCAGCACACATTGCCGAGCAGCTATGCGAAGAAGCCCTGAAGCAAGGCAGTGATGACAATATAAGTTGTGTTGTGGTTAAAATAAAAAGTTTAGCTCATCAAAATGAAGATGAGTTAAACGCTGAACTAACCAAACTGCCTTTTCCGCCACCACTCAAAGCAGGTATGAAGTTAGATGGTTACTTAATTATTGAAGAGCTCTTTGCCTCTTCTCGAAGCCAACTCTATTTAGTGGAAGATGAATTAACTGCTCAGCGTTATGCCATGAAAACACCATCAGCAAACTTTGATGATGACACTCACTACATTGATCGTTTCATAAAAGAGCAATGGATAGGTAGTCGAATAGATTCACCCTATGTTGTTAAGGTTTATCAGCACTTACGCCCTCGCAGCGCACTTTATTACTTAATGGAGTGGCTTGATGGCATCAGCTTAGATGACTGGCTTAATCAACACTATCCATTGAAACCTAAGCGCGCAATTGCCATTGTAAGGCAAATAGCTAAAGCATTAGAGGCATTTCACCAAAACGATGCTATTCATCAAGATTTAAAACCTGGTAATGTCATGGTCTTAAATGATGATACGATAAAACTCGTCGATTTTGGCTCTGTTTTCGTTGCAGGTGTCGCAGAGCTTTATCAGCCAATAGAGCATCAAGGGGCATTGGGCACAGCAAGTTATTCAGATCCTAACTATTTGCGCGGGCATAATGCAGCCATACAAGGGGATGTATATAGCTTAGCAACTATTTGCTATGAACTATTTACTCAGCAACTTCCCTACACAGATAAAATTGAGCAATGCACTACAATGGCCGACTACGATAAATTACGTTATCAAAGTGCGAGTAAATACAACCCTATTATCCCTGTTTGGTTTGATAAGGCACTTCAAAAAGGAGTCAGCTTTGACTTAACTGAGCGCTATCAAACCGTTGAGGCACTGCTACAAGATTTAACGACACCTAACCCAGCATTTTTAAAACCAACACCTGAACCAAAAGAAGCCAGTAGTCTATTATTTTGGAAAATGGTCAGTGGCTTTTGGTTTATTACCCTTGCACTTATTTTGTATTTATTTAGCCAACATTAA
- a CDS encoding ATP-binding cassette domain-containing protein, with protein MALNSDCIGISDLQSVSKSVVAHIELNCTKPVSQQLYCQLKTLQITVLLAPSGAGKSSLFNAIAGVAPASGGLKVTGQQQLGMPAHKRRIAYVTQSPLLFDHLTIAALLKLVAKQQAQPFDISWAIDPLGLTDKLSCRAHQLSGGQRQRVALLLAMIKGAPLLLLDEALTGLDQFNKQACIGVIKDYLCKVQGAALLACHQLDDVLALADSCLLQHTRNDSTHWQMLPVDEGIEHYQQQLLKGQSSENIQGSQFTSLFYGQVHAHFPALGLTEYHVGGQRCFAAHNSDHQIGRVQPLILKANRLGLSKTALSESSFVNQLKVQITAFNPVNMGQEQGMLVKVRLVNSEQEGMYKLASLHVWITRLSFNQLQPKPNETWFLIGKADALHS; from the coding sequence ATGGCATTAAATAGCGACTGCATTGGTATTTCAGACCTACAGAGTGTGTCTAAGTCTGTGGTTGCGCATATTGAACTAAATTGTACGAAGCCTGTTTCTCAGCAACTTTATTGTCAGCTTAAGACCTTGCAAATAACGGTGTTGTTAGCCCCAAGTGGCGCAGGCAAAAGCAGTTTGTTTAATGCAATTGCGGGTGTTGCTCCAGCTTCAGGCGGGTTAAAAGTAACAGGGCAACAGCAGTTAGGTATGCCAGCACATAAGCGCCGAATCGCCTACGTAACACAGTCTCCTTTGTTATTTGACCACCTAACCATTGCCGCTTTATTAAAGTTGGTTGCCAAGCAACAAGCACAGCCATTTGATATAAGTTGGGCGATAGACCCCTTAGGGCTGACCGACAAACTATCGTGTCGAGCTCATCAATTAAGTGGCGGGCAGCGACAACGAGTAGCGCTTTTACTCGCGATGATCAAAGGAGCGCCTTTATTATTATTAGATGAAGCCCTTACAGGGCTGGATCAATTTAATAAGCAAGCTTGTATAGGGGTTATAAAAGACTACCTTTGTAAAGTACAAGGTGCTGCTTTGTTAGCATGCCACCAGCTTGATGATGTATTAGCATTGGCTGATAGTTGCTTATTGCAGCATACGAGAAACGATAGTACACATTGGCAAATGCTCCCTGTGGATGAAGGTATTGAGCACTATCAGCAGCAGTTACTAAAGGGTCAATCAAGTGAAAACATTCAGGGGAGTCAATTTACTTCTCTGTTTTACGGACAGGTTCATGCTCACTTTCCTGCACTGGGCTTAACAGAGTATCACGTTGGCGGACAGCGCTGTTTTGCTGCGCATAATTCAGATCATCAAATAGGGCGTGTGCAGCCATTAATACTGAAAGCGAACCGCCTGGGTTTATCAAAAACAGCACTATCAGAGAGTAGTTTTGTGAACCAATTAAAAGTGCAGATCACTGCGTTTAACCCTGTTAATATGGGGCAAGAGCAAGGTATGTTGGTGAAAGTAAGGCTCGTGAATAGCGAACAAGAAGGTATGTATAAACTCGCATCATTGCATGTGTGGATCACGCGCTTATCATTTAATCAACTACAGCCCAAGCCAAATGAAACGTGGTTTTTAATTGGTAAAGCAGACGCATTACACAGTTAA
- the ubiU gene encoding ubiquinone anaerobic biosynthesis protein UbiU encodes MELLCPAGNLHSLKKAINSGADAVYIGLNDDTNARHFAGLNFNEQQLRTAAEYCHQHHKKLHVAINTFAHPNQFNRWQYAIEQAVAVGVDALIVADIAALDFIANYHPKQEVHVSVQASVTNALAIDFYKQFGVKRVVLPRVLSIQQVRQLATTTDIELELFAFGSLCIMAEGRCYLSSYLTGESPNTTGACSPAKFVRWQQEGERMQSRLNGVLIDQFSEHEQAGYPTLCKGRFVVNNEMYHALEEPTSLNTLSLLPELLAMNIASVKIEGRQRSPAYVEQVTQVWRAAIDQAKKDSQLFSIEPQWQATLGHLSEGQQTTLGAYHRKWK; translated from the coding sequence ATGGAGCTGCTTTGCCCCGCAGGTAATTTACACTCATTAAAAAAAGCCATTAATAGTGGTGCTGATGCTGTTTATATTGGCTTAAATGATGATACAAATGCACGTCATTTTGCTGGCCTTAATTTTAATGAGCAGCAACTCAGGACTGCCGCTGAATATTGTCATCAACATCACAAAAAATTACATGTCGCAATTAATACCTTTGCCCATCCAAATCAATTTAATCGTTGGCAATATGCTATAGAGCAGGCTGTTGCTGTTGGCGTTGATGCCTTAATTGTTGCTGATATTGCTGCGCTTGATTTCATTGCGAATTACCATCCTAAGCAAGAGGTTCATGTTAGTGTTCAAGCGTCTGTAACAAATGCACTAGCGATTGATTTTTATAAACAGTTTGGTGTTAAGCGTGTTGTTTTACCTCGAGTATTGAGTATTCAGCAAGTGAGACAGCTTGCGACAACCACAGATATTGAGCTTGAGTTATTTGCGTTTGGTAGTTTATGTATTATGGCTGAAGGGCGCTGTTATTTATCATCTTATTTAACAGGAGAGTCACCTAATACGACGGGGGCTTGTTCACCCGCTAAGTTTGTGCGTTGGCAGCAAGAAGGTGAGCGAATGCAGTCTCGCTTAAATGGGGTGCTAATCGATCAATTTTCTGAGCACGAACAAGCAGGCTATCCAACTTTATGCAAAGGGCGCTTTGTTGTGAATAACGAGATGTACCATGCGTTGGAAGAGCCGACTAGTTTAAATACGTTGTCGTTATTACCAGAGCTGTTAGCGATGAATATCGCGTCAGTAAAAATAGAAGGAAGACAGCGTAGCCCTGCCTATGTAGAACAAGTTACTCAAGTATGGCGAGCGGCGATTGATCAAGCAAAAAAAGACAGTCAGCTTTTTTCTATTGAGCCGCAATGGCAGGCAACATTAGGTCATTTATCTGAGGGGCAACAAACAACATTAGGTGCTTACCACCGTAAGTGGAAGTAG
- a CDS encoding MFS transporter: MAELHKWEPENEAFWNSQGKKIAQRNLWISIPSLLCGFAVWLYWGILTVQMMNAGFNFSAEELFTLTAIAGLSGATLRIPSSFFIRFCGGRNTIFFTTSLLIIPAIFTGLALQDPTTPLWQYQLLALLSGFGGGNFASSMSNISFFFPKKQQGLALGLNAGLGNFGVTTMQILIPLFMTYGVFGALGGDPVTLVSTSGSLIGKIPAGSETWPQNGGFLWLLLLVPLFFATWFGMNNIRTPEVSPNVGSPLSAFMMISIMLMIGLATAAAGLWLMLPESANGSGFGVPKELVLVLVVAITVFLLKMLPGAIGESLTKQYQIFNNKHTWVMSTIYTMTFGSFIGFAAAFPLAIKVIFGFQHIMVDGVMTHNTLNPNGPSALMYAWMAPFIGALIRPLGGWIADKWGGALVTQICSVVMVGSSLGAAYYMKAAYQSATPEEFFMPFFVLFLLLFAATGIGNGSTFRTIAMVFPKEQAGPVLGWTSAVAAYGAFYIPMVFGQQIKATTPEVALIGFAVFYALCLIINWWFYLRKDGEFYNP; the protein is encoded by the coding sequence ATGGCTGAACTACACAAATGGGAACCGGAAAATGAAGCTTTTTGGAATTCCCAAGGTAAAAAAATAGCACAACGGAACTTATGGATTTCAATCCCAAGTTTACTTTGTGGCTTCGCTGTTTGGCTCTACTGGGGAATTTTAACCGTGCAGATGATGAATGCAGGGTTTAACTTTAGCGCAGAAGAGCTATTCACATTAACAGCGATAGCGGGCTTGTCGGGAGCTACTTTACGTATCCCTAGTAGTTTCTTTATTCGATTTTGTGGTGGACGAAATACAATATTCTTCACTACTTCGTTGCTGATTATCCCAGCGATTTTTACAGGCCTTGCTTTACAAGACCCAACGACCCCGCTTTGGCAGTATCAGTTACTGGCGCTTCTTTCAGGTTTTGGTGGAGGAAACTTTGCTTCTTCCATGTCGAATATCAGCTTCTTTTTTCCTAAAAAACAACAGGGCTTAGCATTAGGTCTAAATGCAGGGTTAGGGAACTTTGGTGTAACTACCATGCAGATTTTAATTCCTCTTTTTATGACATATGGGGTCTTTGGCGCATTAGGTGGCGATCCTGTCACCTTGGTCAGTACATCGGGTAGCTTGATTGGTAAAATTCCAGCTGGTTCTGAGACATGGCCGCAAAATGGTGGCTTTTTATGGTTATTACTCTTGGTGCCATTATTTTTTGCAACTTGGTTTGGTATGAATAACATCCGCACACCAGAGGTTTCACCTAATGTAGGTAGCCCATTGAGTGCATTTATGATGATTTCAATCATGTTAATGATTGGTCTTGCTACTGCCGCTGCAGGGTTGTGGTTAATGTTGCCTGAGTCAGCAAATGGCTCAGGGTTTGGTGTGCCTAAAGAACTCGTGCTGGTGTTAGTTGTTGCCATCACTGTCTTTTTATTAAAAATGTTGCCAGGTGCAATTGGTGAAAGTCTGACTAAGCAGTATCAAATCTTCAATAATAAACACACTTGGGTGATGAGTACTATTTATACTATGACATTTGGGTCATTCATTGGTTTTGCTGCAGCATTTCCTTTGGCTATTAAGGTTATATTTGGTTTTCAACATATTATGGTTGATGGGGTGATGACGCATAACACGCTTAATCCAAACGGCCCAAGCGCACTTATGTATGCATGGATGGCACCCTTTATCGGCGCCTTAATCCGTCCTTTAGGTGGTTGGATAGCAGATAAATGGGGTGGAGCGCTTGTAACGCAAATATGCTCAGTTGTAATGGTTGGTTCTTCATTAGGGGCAGCATATTATATGAAAGCAGCTTATCAGTCTGCGACACCTGAAGAGTTCTTTATGCCGTTCTTTGTACTGTTTTTATTACTTTTTGCAGCAACAGGTATTGGTAATGGCTCAACCTTTAGAACCATTGCTATGGTTTTTCCAAAGGAACAAGCAGGGCCTGTATTAGGTTGGACATCAGCTGTAGCAGCTTATGGGGCATTTTATATTCCTATGGTTTTTGGTCAGCAAATTAAGGCTACAACACCTGAAGTGGCACTTATCGGCTTTGCTGTTTTTTATGCACTATGTTTGATCATTAACTGGTGGTTTTATTTAAGAAAAGACGGCGAGTTTTACAATCCGTAA
- the narL gene encoding two-component system response regulator NarL: MNALTNSILLVDDHPLLRKGLKQLIDLEDELSVIGEAASGKEGLRLAIEHDPDLIILDLNMQGMDGLETLKAMRANDITSRIIMLTVSDNDEDVLTAISYGADGYLLKDMDPEDILEKIKQAAIGKMVLSEKLTGVLAQAIRKPDVSQKANILNSLTSREFEILKLIAKGLSNKLIARELDISDGTVKVHVKHLLKKLSLRSRVEAAVWMINQQKGS, translated from the coding sequence ATGAATGCATTAACCAACTCAATATTATTAGTGGATGATCATCCGTTATTACGCAAAGGTTTAAAGCAGCTAATTGATTTAGAAGATGAACTTAGCGTGATAGGTGAAGCCGCAAGTGGTAAAGAAGGACTTCGCTTAGCGATTGAACATGACCCCGATTTAATTATTCTCGATCTCAATATGCAAGGTATGGATGGTCTTGAAACCCTCAAAGCGATGAGAGCAAATGACATCACTTCTCGTATTATTATGCTAACAGTATCTGACAACGACGAAGACGTGCTCACCGCAATTAGCTATGGCGCTGATGGGTACCTGCTCAAGGATATGGATCCTGAAGATATTCTTGAAAAAATAAAACAAGCAGCCATAGGTAAAATGGTATTAAGCGAAAAGCTCACAGGTGTTTTAGCACAAGCTATTCGTAAACCTGATGTATCACAAAAAGCGAATATTCTAAACTCGTTAACCAGCCGTGAATTTGAAATTTTAAAGTTAATTGCCAAAGGTTTATCAAATAAACTGATCGCCCGTGAGTTAGATATCTCTGATGGTACTGTGAAAGTTCATGTTAAACATTTACTAAAAAAATTAAGCTTACGCTCTCGTGTTGAGGCTGCAGTTTGGATGATCAACCAACAAAAAGGATCGTAA
- a CDS encoding MFS transporter: MPTPDANRGLLCATFAFAANFSVWTLYAVIVLPLSSLWQLTVTELGALLAAPMLTGALSRIPFGSLVDRYAAKKLFVIQMLSCVPALLCLYIATNYYQLLFLGLWIGVSGASFTIGIRYVCDFFPRGQQGTAMGVFGVGNAGAAITLVFAPWIIDNFGWHWVGPVYAVGLVFVALLFWFFAPSQPVHAMQLDTQQRTWYQLLHDSQIWRLGLYYYFVFGSFLALLLWLPYYYIQAYQLSITQAMAFTLFFVATSSVVRALGGWFADKYGGRSVNWSVFWVCLVCLFFLSYPPTTMTIHGIKQDVYVSFSINVWVFTFLLFVIGLAQGFGRASVFKMLHENYPNEMGHAGGFVAAIGALGGFTLPLLFGAVVDVFGFYSATFMLLYAVLAVCMMLMYFAIKAEKFRRRLSEAAQYNFLEDESL; encoded by the coding sequence ATGCCAACGCCAGATGCTAACCGTGGGTTATTATGTGCCACTTTTGCTTTTGCCGCTAATTTTTCAGTTTGGACTTTATATGCGGTGATTGTATTACCCTTATCATCGTTGTGGCAGTTAACAGTGACGGAGCTTGGTGCTTTACTGGCAGCTCCAATGTTAACTGGGGCGTTATCACGTATTCCCTTTGGTTCTTTAGTCGATCGCTACGCAGCTAAAAAGCTTTTTGTTATACAAATGCTAAGCTGTGTGCCCGCATTACTTTGCTTGTATATCGCAACAAATTATTACCAATTACTGTTTTTGGGCTTGTGGATTGGTGTAAGTGGGGCTTCCTTTACTATAGGTATTCGCTACGTGTGTGACTTCTTTCCACGTGGCCAACAAGGTACGGCTATGGGAGTATTTGGGGTTGGCAATGCAGGAGCTGCCATAACCTTAGTATTTGCACCTTGGATTATTGATAATTTTGGCTGGCACTGGGTGGGGCCTGTTTACGCGGTTGGGCTCGTTTTTGTTGCTCTCTTATTTTGGTTTTTTGCACCTTCCCAGCCAGTTCATGCCATGCAATTGGATACACAGCAAAGAACTTGGTATCAGTTATTGCATGATTCACAAATTTGGCGCTTGGGGCTTTATTATTATTTTGTTTTTGGTTCGTTCTTAGCGCTGCTTTTATGGCTTCCATACTATTATATTCAGGCTTATCAATTATCAATAACACAAGCGATGGCTTTTACCTTGTTTTTCGTTGCAACCTCATCTGTTGTTCGCGCGTTAGGAGGATGGTTTGCTGACAAATATGGCGGTCGAAGTGTGAATTGGAGTGTATTTTGGGTGTGTTTGGTTTGTTTATTTTTTCTAAGTTATCCACCTACAACAATGACTATTCACGGTATTAAGCAAGATGTTTACGTGTCTTTTTCAATAAATGTGTGGGTGTTCACATTTCTTTTGTTTGTGATTGGTTTAGCGCAGGGGTTTGGTCGGGCGAGCGTTTTTAAAATGCTCCATGAAAATTATCCTAATGAGATGGGGCATGCTGGAGGTTTCGTTGCCGCAATCGGTGCCTTAGGTGGGTTCACGTTACCTTTATTATTTGGTGCTGTTGTGGATGTTTTTGGTTTTTACAGTGCCACGTTTATGTTGCTTTATGCGGTATTAGCTGTGTGTATGATGCTGATGTATTTTGCTATTAAGGCTGAAAAATTTCGCCGCCGATTAAGTGAAGCTGCCCAATATAATTTTCTGGAAGATGAAAGCTTATGA
- a CDS encoding U32 family peptidase, producing the protein MSKLKVAVGPVLFLWQKTYLEQFYNKVMLSEAECVYLGETVCGKRRLSRLNDYLVWAEKLAKAGKEVVLSSLTLLESSAQLQDLKRLSKHKQYLFEANDLSAVQLLYQLGLPFVIGPAINVYNGYTLAKFAKMGAVRWVMPVELSKDWLLALQQEYAQLCDLPMQYEVFSYGYLPLAYSARCFTARYYNLAKDQCELICQKHPSGLITQSQEGQALFNLNGIQTMSGQIYNLCEDKASLSDMAHVARLSFHNMDELSWIEHFVSDEVYQRPSEHINGFWHQIAGIQCQL; encoded by the coding sequence ATGAGTAAATTAAAAGTAGCCGTTGGGCCTGTATTATTTTTATGGCAAAAAACGTATCTAGAGCAGTTTTATAATAAGGTAATGCTCTCGGAAGCAGAGTGTGTGTACTTGGGTGAAACGGTGTGTGGAAAACGTCGCTTGTCTCGCTTAAATGATTATCTGGTATGGGCAGAGAAATTAGCGAAAGCGGGAAAAGAAGTCGTGCTTTCAAGTTTAACCCTGCTGGAGTCAAGTGCACAGTTGCAAGATCTCAAACGATTAAGCAAGCATAAGCAGTACTTATTTGAAGCGAATGACTTGTCTGCAGTGCAGCTGCTTTATCAATTAGGGCTCCCTTTTGTGATTGGCCCTGCTATCAATGTTTATAATGGCTATACACTGGCTAAGTTTGCAAAAATGGGGGCTGTTCGTTGGGTTATGCCTGTCGAGCTATCAAAAGATTGGCTATTAGCACTTCAGCAAGAATATGCGCAACTATGTGATTTACCCATGCAGTATGAAGTGTTTAGTTATGGATATTTGCCATTGGCATATAGTGCACGTTGTTTTACAGCTCGTTATTACAACCTAGCAAAAGATCAGTGTGAACTTATTTGCCAAAAACACCCTTCAGGATTAATAACTCAAAGCCAAGAAGGACAAGCTCTATTTAATTTAAATGGTATTCAAACCATGTCAGGACAAATTTATAATTTATGTGAAGATAAAGCTTCACTGAGTGATATGGCGCATGTTGCTAGGCTAAGTTTTCATAATATGGATGAGCTCAGTTGGATAGAACACTTTGTATCTGATGAGGTCTATCAGCGACCAAGCGAACATATAAATGGTTTTTGGCATCAAATTGCTGGGATTCAATGCCAACTTTAA
- the ubiT gene encoding ubiquinone anaerobic biosynthesis accessory factor UbiT — translation MISLHDILKHKAQLFFTPKWLTRVTHIAPATSINWLVTQHLNKVFEAHIAEGELDFLADKQLCIEVSNLPLTLLISLEPTSKKLQVYTIKQDQLPVKSIKYDGKLTGSSDTFLCLISGKHDPDTLFFSRKLTIQGDTELCLTVKNWLDTQEPHNSLPTWLFNELTHYIETLP, via the coding sequence ATGATTAGTCTACATGATATTTTGAAGCATAAAGCGCAGCTGTTTTTTACCCCTAAATGGCTAACACGTGTTACTCATATAGCACCTGCTACAAGTATAAATTGGTTAGTAACTCAGCATTTAAATAAGGTGTTTGAAGCACACATTGCAGAAGGAGAATTGGACTTTTTAGCGGATAAACAGTTATGCATAGAGGTAAGTAACCTCCCACTAACCTTATTGATTTCTTTAGAGCCGACGAGCAAAAAATTGCAAGTGTACACGATAAAGCAGGATCAACTCCCAGTAAAAAGCATAAAGTACGATGGAAAACTAACTGGTAGTAGCGACACATTTTTATGCTTAATAAGTGGTAAGCATGATCCCGATACACTGTTCTTTTCTCGTAAGTTAACCATTCAAGGCGATACTGAATTGTGCCTTACCGTTAAAAACTGGCTAGATACTCAAGAGCCACATAATAGTTTACCAACTTGGCTTTTTAACGAACTAACACACTATATCGAAACGCTTCCATAA